In Procambarus clarkii isolate CNS0578487 chromosome 38, FALCON_Pclarkii_2.0, whole genome shotgun sequence, the genomic window tgctggtaacGGGAGGCTACTGTTGATGCTGGTAACGgggggctactgttgctgctggtaacGGGGGGCTACGGTTGATGTTGGTAACGgggggctactgttgctgctggtaacgggaggctactgttgctgctggtaacGGTGGGCTACTGTTGATGCTGGTAACGgggggctactgttgctgctggtaacgggaggctactgttgctgctggtaacGGTGGGCTACTGTTGATGCTGGTAACGgggggctactgttgctgctggtaacgggggctactgttgctgttggtaACGgggggctactgttgctgctggtaacgggggctactgttgctgctggtaacggggggctactgttgctgctggtaacgggggctactgttgctgctgataACGgggggctactgttgctgctggtaacgggaggctactgttgctgctggtaacGGTGGGCTACTGTTGATGCTGGTAACGgggggctactgttgctgctggtaacgggaggctactgttgctgctggtaacGGTGGGCTACTGTTGATGCTGGTAACGgggggctactgttgctgctggtaacgggggctactgttgctgttggtaACGgggggctactgttgctgctggtaacgggggctactgttgctgctggtaacggggggctactgttgctgctggtaacgggggctactgttgctgctgataACGgggggctactgttgctgctggtaacGGGGGCTACTGTTGATGCTGATAACGgggggctactgttgctgctggtaacGGGGGCTACCGTTGCTGCTGGTAACGGtgggctactgttgctgctggtaacggggggctactgttgctgctggtaacGGGGGCTACTGTTGATGCTGGTAACGGGGGGCTACTGTAGCTGCTGGTAACGGGGGGCTACCGTTGTTGCTGGTAACGGGGGCTaccgttgttgctggtgttgtctgcACTGAGGGGTTACTGGTGGGATAATTACTGGTCTTGTTGATGTAGTTCAACTTCTTCTATTatttctacttctacttctacttctacttctacttctactgtcATCATTACTAGATGTATTATTTCTACAGCTGGCTGATGTTCTGTTGCTATAATAACTGTTCTCTCtttatcccatcccaaatccttatcctgatcccttttaagggctctatagtcgtaatggcttgacgctttatgctgatagttccctccctccctctttactcttcctcctcctcctcctctgtgccAGCTACGTTTGTGTTCATCTCCTCATCTCTGGGTGTCTCTgtttacccctctctctctctctctgtctgtctgtctgtctgtctgtctgtctgtctgtctgtctgtctgtctctgtctctctctgtctgtctgtctgtaattCATAAATGTGTTGCCCCGGAGGTGTAATAAAAGGCGACCTGAGGGAAGTATTACGGGTCGAGGCGTGATGTTGCGGCGGTGACATCTGTGTGCTGGGAgatgaggcgggggggggggggggagagagagaggtagggaggatAAGAGAGGAGATGCAGGTACGGAGGGATTACTAAgacaggaaggaaggagggagaatgagagagagagggagagagaagacggaggtagagaggaagagaaagagaggggtaggGAGGGACGTATGGGAGAGAAAGAGGGTAATAGAATTGAGAAATGGAAGTAGAATAAAGATTGGGAATGGTAAAATGACAGTAGATGGGAACAGAACAAAACCTACACACAGAACCTAACTGAGGACAACAATTAGCTGCCAAAAATGTTAAGTTCAGATTGCTCAAATCCACGTCATGACCCAGTAATGGCCACGTATGGATATAAAAGCTGTATCCACCCCGTATGGATAGGAACCATGTCCACGACGTATGGATACAAGCCGTGTCGTCCTCGTACGGAATGGGGCTGTCTGCCCATTGTTAAAGTGTCCAATTCTCCTTTGTATCTACTCTAAGATGTCTCAAAACTCCTCTCTTCGTGAGGTCTTACCCGTCACTGCTATCACACTCTCTAAAGTTCCTTTATCAGATTTTCTTCTGTGATTTGACGACAGATTTTCAGCGCTTTGGGACTTCCAATTTAAGCGGAGCTCGAGATAGAGGTCAGGCAACACGTAGGGTTATTGTGTACGCAAAGATTAACGCAGTAGACgcaagggtgagggtggtgggttgACGCAGTAGACgcaagggtgagggtggtgggttgACGCAGTAGACgcaagggtgagggtggtgggttgACGTAGTAGACgcaagggtgagggtggtgggttgACGCAGTAGACgcaagggtgagggtggtgggttgACGCAGTAGACgcaagggtgagggtggtgggttgACGCAGTAGACgcaagggtgagggtggggggttGACGCAGTAGACGCAAGGGTGACAGTGGGGGGTTGACGCAAGGATAAACCACAGGATGACACAAGCAGGAATCAGATTAGTGTGAAGGATGATTCAGGGAGGACGCAGGGCTGAATCAGAGTGGTGGCAAGGATGAATTAGCGAGGAATTAGCGTGGACGTTGGTTGAGAGTGGTTGGCCGTCACCAGTAATCGTGCACTCTGAAGCCTGGCCTGTCTCACGCACACACTTGAAATTGGCCAGCAATGTAGACTCTATCAGGGCTGATatgtgtgtgcgggtgtgtgtgtaggtgtgtgtgtgggtgtgtgtgtgtgtgtgtgtgtgtgtgtgtgtgtgtgtgtgtgtgtgtgtgtgtgtgtgtgtgtgtgtgggtgtgtgtgtgtgtgtgtgtgtgtgtgtgtgtgtgtgtgtgtgtgtgtgtgtgtgtgtgtgtgtgtgtgtgtgtgtgtgtgtgtgtgtgcgtgtgggtgtgcgggtgtgtgtgtgtgtgtgtgtgtgtgtgtgtgtgtgtgtgtgtgtgtctgtgtgtgtgtactcgcctaattatgcttgcgggggttgagctttggctctttggtcccgcctttcaactgtcaatcaactggtgtacaggttcctgagcctactgggctctatcatatctacacttgaaactgtgtatggagtcagcctccaccacatcactgcctaatgcattccacctgtaaactactctgacactgaaaaagttctttctaacgtccctgtggctcatttgggtactcagtttccacctgtgtccccttgtagttacctaagtgtagttataataCACTTAGGCAATTGTGCGAGTACCCACCGTTTTTATCTACCCGGTAAATTCCGTTGAGAATTttgtgtgtagtgatcatgtctccccctgacTCTTTACCTTGCAACGACGTTAGGTGCAATTTACGGAGCCTTTCTTTGAAACCCATGctacttagttctgggactaatctacTGAGGCCTggacggagaccgggccgcggggccgttgatcccggaacctccacaaggtagactggcatacctttgaaccttctccaacttaGTCTTGTGCTCGACAAGGTATCGACTCCATACTGGATGGCCAGACATTAGTGGCATAATAGGATCTAAATGACTCCttccacaaatttctaaaggtagttctgatgttagtcagccttgcatacgccgctgatgtgttTGTGTACGCGGAGTAAGGATGGCTTTTTATGCCCCGTTTATTGGCCTTGTTTGCTAGTTGAatatggccttaaagttgtggatggaggtggcttctacgacTTTGTCttgcagtgcattccacttgctaACCACCCATAGAAGGTACAAAATATTTTCTCACATAGCTTCGACTCATTTGCATTTCCAATTAAACAGCAAAATGCTGAAACAGGCAGGGACCATGAGCTGAGGTcggagaggtgccataggcacagagaacactataaacatcagaggtccgcggttgttcaacaccctcccagcgagcataagaaatattgccggaacaaccgtggctgTTTCTcttatcttcaagagaaaactagataattttcttcaaggagtgccggactaagcgggctgtggtgggtatgtgggcctgcgggccgctccaagcaacagcctggtggaccaaactctcacaagtcaagcctgtcctcgggccgggcttggggagtagaagaactcccagaaccccatcaaccaggtatatgtgggcctgcgggccgctccaagcaacagcctggtggaccaaactctcacaagtcaagcctggcctcgggctgggcttggggagtagaagaactcccagaaccccatcaaccaggtatatgtgggcctgcgggccgctccaagcaacagcctggtggaccaaactctcacaagtcaagcctggcctcgggccgggcttggggagtagaagaactcccagaaccccatcaagcaggaggcTGCTGGACTCTACAAGCACATCTAGGTCAGTAGCCAGACACAATTGCCACACTTCCTACTGGGTGTTAACAAGATCTGTGATCATAACTGTTTGTTGATGATATCAGATAGTGGCGGACCAACATACATGGTTATCTGTCTCCTCTTCGttgtcgacctcctcctcctcgttgtctgctcctcctcctcgtcgTCCCCCTGTCAATCACCCCAGCAGAGTAACGTGGTCTTGAAAGTTACTTAACAAGAGACAATGGACAATACCTTCCCTGACCTTTCTCCACCGTCCATGCCAAATGGTCCTCCTCCGGCAGCTTGTCCAGAAACCTCCCGAGCCTGGCCGATATATGTACATACTTTATCCGGAAAGAGAAGCGTTGAACTGTGTTCGGTTGAGGGAGGTGGCGacgggcagaggggggggggaggagctgggATAGTAGTCAGCTGTGTCTGTCAGTCCGGCTACGGGGTGTTAAAGTATTAAGCACCTACATCTAGTTTATGGTATTGTGCGGGGAGGAGAAGAGGATAGAGGGAGCGCTAGCAGCCGAGGGGATAAGGTTAGCAGTCGAGGGGATAAGGCTAGGAGCCGAGGGGATAAGGCTAGCAGCCGAGGGAATAAGGCTAGCAGCCGAGGGAATAAGGCTAGCAGCCGAGGGAATAAGGCTAGCAGCCGAGGGAATAAGGCTAGCAGCCGAGGGAATAAGGCTAGGAGCCGAGGGGATAAGGCTAGGAGCCGAGGGAATAAGGCTAGCAGCCGAGGGAATAAGGCTAGGAGCCGAGGGAATAAGGCTAGCAGCCGAGGGAATAAGGCTAGCAGCCGAGGGGATAAGGCTAGCAGCCGAGGGAATAAGGCTAGCAGCCGAGGGGATAAGGCTAGCAGCCGAGGGGATAAGGCTAGCAGCCGAGGGGATAAGGCTAGCAGCCGAGGGGATAAGGCTAGCAGCCGAGGGGATAAGGCTAGCAGCCGAGGGAATAAGGCTAGCAGCCGAGGGGATAGGGCTAGCAGCCGAGGGAATGAGGCTAGCAGCCGAGGGAATAAGGCTAGCAGCCGAGGGAATAAGGCTAGCAGCCGAGGGAATAAGGCTAGGAGCCAATGGGATAGGGCTAGCAGCCGAGGGAATAAGGCTAGGCGCCGAGGGGATAAGGCTAGGAGCCAATGGGATAGGGCTAGAACCACAGTAGAGAACTCAAAAGTCATTGATAGACCAtcacatcagtttcgatagattctctggatagcagaAGATTGATTGACTATCAAGCTAAACTGAAAACAGTCGTCaccggcagtgtgtgtgtgtcagcctgtGGTcgacactcagctcctgggccccagtaAGGACATGCGCAGGTACATGATTGAGGCATCCAAGATTCCTCTGGTCAATCTACCCACCTACCTTTCCTTACACTAAAAGACAGGAGCAGGCAATTAAGGAAGGTCTCCAGGGGGCTCTGAATCAAAATGATATACAGGTGTATGTATACATTTTTGTGTGTATACATACAGAGACTCAATACCCAAAGGGGAAAATACAAAGACGTGCAAAATACTTAATGCCGGACCCAACTTTCAGGTTGTACATTAAAAATGTTTTATAGGCTAATTAATGTTTGGGTGCCGGGTTGAAACGCCGCTGGTGTCTTCATTCGTGGAATTTCCAGTCGAGGTAAAAACTTATAGTCAAGGTTTAGGCCCGTCAGGATGTGTTTAGGCCCGTCAGGATGTGTTGTAGGCCCGTCAGGATGTGTTGTAGGTCCGTCAGGATGTGTTGTAGGCCCGTCAGGATGTGTTTAGGCCCGTCAGGATGTGCTGTAGGTCCGTCAGGATGTGTTGTAGGTCCGTCAGAATGTGGTGTAGGTCCGTCAGGATGTGTTGTAGGTCCGTCAGGATGTGTTTATGCCCGTCAGGATGTGTTGTAGGTCCGTCAGGATGTGTTTAGGCCCGTCAGGATGTGTTTAGGTCCGTCAGGATGTGTTTAGGTCCGTCAGGATGTGTTGTAGGTCCGTCAGGATGTGTTTAGGCCCGTCAGGATGTGTTTAGGCCCGTCAGGATGTGTTTAGGCCCGTCAGGATGTGTTTAGGCCCGTCAGGATGTGTTGTAGGTCCGTCAGGATGTGTTGTAGGTCCGTCAGAATGTGGTGTAGGTCCGTCAGGATGTGTTGTAGGTCCGTCAGGATGTGTTTATGCCCGTCAGGATGTGTTGTAGGTCCGTCAGGATGTGTTTAGGCCCGTCAGGATGTGTTTAGGCCCGTCAGGATGTGTTTAGGCCCGTCAGGATGTGTTGTAGGTCCGTCAGAATGTGGTGTAGGTCCGTCAGGATGTGTTGTAGGTCCGTCAGGATGTGTTTAGGCCCGTGAGGATGTGTTGTAGGTCCGTCAGGATGTGTTTAGGCCCGTCAGGATGTGTTGTAGGTCCGTCAGAATGTGGTGTAGGTCCGTCAGGATGTGTTGTAGGTCCGTCAGGATGTGTTGTAGGTCCGTCAGGATGTGTTTAGGCCCGTCAGGATGTGTTGTAGGTCCGTCAGAATGTGGTGTAGGTCCGTCAGGATGTGTTGTAGGTCCGTCAGGATGTGTTGTAGGTCCGTCAGGATGTGTTGTAGGTCCGTCAGGATGTGTTTAGGTCCGTCAGAATGTGGTGTAGGTCCGTCAGGATGTGTTTAGGTCCGTCAGAATGTGGTGTAGGTCCGTCAGGATGTGTTTAGGTCCGTCAGAATGTGGTGTAGGTCCGTCAGGATGTGTTGTAGGCCCGTCAGGATGTGTTTAGGCCCGTCAGGATGTGTTGTAGGCCTGTCAGGATGTGTTTAGGCCAGGTAATACTCGATAGTTTGCTCTTTGAACAGGCAGAGTTGTGATAGGGAATAAGGGAGTTGTACCCTACATAAAGCTGCACCCTATTTAAAGCTGCACCCTATTTAAAGCTGCACCCTATTTAAAGCTGCACCCTATTTAAAGCTGCACCCTATTTAAAGCTGCACCCTATTTAAAGCTGCACCCTATTTAAAGCTGCACCCTATTTAAAGCTGCACCCTATTTAAAGCTGCACCCTATTTAAAGCTGCACCCTATTTAAAGCTGCACCCTATTTAAAGCTGCACCCTATTTAAAGCTGTACCCTACATAAACAGTTTGCAGCTTTTGCGTTTGGGGTCGTTATGTGAAGCTGAGGCTTCTGTAGGTTATGTTGGGCGTGGTCTACTGTATATCCTCCTCATACTCCTCTTGATTCCTCATAGTCAtcctaatcctcctcctcctcctcctgcagcaAGGCGTAATATACGCAGCGTTTCAACCTCATATTGTTAAGTCACATGCACACACGAATCATATCGTGATGTATTGATGAGGATATCAGGATTAGGAAgctatccaccccccccctccttaaaccccctacccccccaccctctatcctcaccccccccccccatatatacGCAGCCCATccccctgttttggtagtacttatagtaacgatgaagtccatagtacatataccgacatacgatgcgattagaaagtagaaatcggtactgttgaatttggacaaaccggactaCTATTTGCTACTTCTGTTGCAAAGACGAACTaaaactaacctagcctaaccttcctaggcctaatacacgtgttctgaggcctaatatagtagaaATGTGTACTATtctaggcctagaaatatttaGGTTTGTTTTTTTTAGCCTCAGTTTTTGTTCGATTCTTGAAAGGGAATAGTACAGTGTGCTACTATCTGATTGCTTAGTAAGTCAAGCTTTGTACTATAGTGCACATAGTTAGAAaaaatactatctaaacaggagaatgggatTGTATATACCCGGTACAGAacccctcccatcccccctcccacgTATCCCCCCCAACACGTATCCACCCCCCAACAcgtatccacccccccccctcacccccttcccacgTATCCTAGTCTCCATTTCTGGCATAGGAAGTGTTGATTGTTTGCTTGGAGCCTCTGAACGGGTACAATGTTTACTGTATCTCACCTGTTTTATCTGTATCCTCACCTGACGCACCTGTATCCTCACCTGAcgtacctgtatcctggaacgtcTTCCATGTATCCTCAtctcccccaacacccaccacctgcGCCATCTCTCTGACTGGACCACCGCGAGTCACTTGTCTACACGACACATATGTGCGGGAGATACATATTTCACCGGCGGCACGATAGCCGCGATACACACCACCTATTCCGGCTCGTCCGGCCGTCAGCGCTATCCGGACTAGTTGTACCGGATGATGGAGTGGCCAAAGCGGCTCCGTAAGTTGGTCTGGGCCAGGGCTAGATGCTGTTCTTGGAGGATTCAGGCGTCCACGAACAACTCCTTCGTGGAGTTAAGGCTATATAGCGTCTTGAGGAAAGCGCATGCGCTATCTATGTCATCGCTATCCTATAaatagacctaacctaacccaacctagcctagtaaccctaacccaacctagcctagtaaccctaacccaacctagcctagtaaccctaacccaacctagcctagtaACCCTAACCCAACCGAGCCGAATCGACCCTAACGAAAACAAAGGGACCATCTTGTGGTGTTATGTTTGGGTGCGCAAGAGGTGACGTCACTTTGTGCGTCCCAAACGTGATGTCTAGATGTGACGTCACTACGATGTCATAAGCCCTATGCCGGTACAGGTTttgaacacctcccccccccccaccccccggccTGATGATGTTCGAACAGATCGTAAGTGTGGCTCGGAACGACCTGTTAAGTCGTTAATAGTTATTAGTGCTTCGTGTATGTAATTCTTCAGGGCTTGATGCTGCTCCTATGGTAGCCGCCCTGTGTCATGTGACACACATGGAAGCTGTGTCATGTGTCAGGAACTGTGTCATTGTCCTGTCTATGAGGGGCCACAGTGCCAAAGTGTATTACAGTGCAGTAAtgacacggagagagagagaggtgtcacAGAGTGCCAGGAGATGCGAACGTTGGCTACGAATCTTGTGCCTAGCGACACGGGCGTGACACAAGTAGTTTGAGATGAATGGCAGAGTGTCAAGGAACAGTGCCAGTCTGGAGGAAGAGTGTCATGAGGAATAGCTCGAACATGTGAAGGGAGAGGATATAATCCTCCAAACTCAGAGGGAAGGAATAGTGTCAAGAGTGCCACGAAGTAGTGCCACAGTGCCACGAATTAGTGCCACAGTACCATGAAGTAGTGCCACAGTGCCACGAAGTAGTGCCACAGTGCCACGAAGTAGTGCCAGTGCCACAGTGCCACCAAGTAGTGCCAGTGCCACAGTGCCACCAAGTAGTGCCAGAAACTATTAACATCCACCATAGAGGAGCAGAGCAACACCGGGGCGTGGAGGAACAGAGGCAGGTTGTCACAAGAATAGTGGCAGAATGTGGAGGTGGAGTGAGACCGGCAGTGTCAAGAGGTGTGGCACTGTGAGGCACTGTGCCTGGGCGTTATCGGCGTGAGGAGCGCCACTCTCCCAGCCAGACCTCACCGCCTCGCCCACGCCACATATGCACCACTAACACATATGACTGTAACCCATGATTCATCCGGCTATTGCCCGAGATGTGAAGCCACAGGCAGcggggtaggagagagagagagagagagagagagagagagagagagagagagagagagagagagagagagagagagagagagagagagaaagagagtgagtgagtgagtgagtgagtgagtgagtgagtgagtgagtgagtgagtgagtgagtgagtgagtgagtgagtgagtgagtgagtgtaaaGCAATATTAAGGTTCGCTTTTGCAAATGCTAAATCGTTTCCTATCATCTATTTCCTTGCGATATTATTCTCACTTTAaattatcctctctctctctctctctctctctctctctctctctctctctctctctctctctctctctctctctctctctctctctctctctctctcacatagttCCTCAAACCTCCTCTTTCTTACCCTGATTTCATCTCAATCCAGATAAGTCCCTGCTCCCTTGGCCTTCAGTTGTCAACGCCAGGCCTGTGGGCCCAATATGCGAgtgtctctcaatgtttgtggttcgttggtgatggtgacgatgcCAGGAATGGTGAACCCTCGTTCGCCACCCTTCATTATCCAGCTGTAACCACTACCCGTCACTGTAAGCTCGCACTGTCTTGGGGGCACCTTAGtgtctggggtccactggggggggggggagggacaacaGCACTTACCAACTACCTCTCCTCCTTCACAACCACCTCGTCactaaccacaactaccactaacCACTATCCCATCTCACTTTATTACCACACTGTAACCACTATCCCACCACAAGCTACCCTTTCCACTCTCAACCCATCCCTCACAGCCTATTGCTAACTGCTATCGCTTCTCCAtttacaaccacaacacacaactatAGGTGACCAGACACACTGCTTGTACACACACTTCTCCCACCCTGTCTCTCTTCCACCCTGTCTCTCTTCCACCCTGTCCCTTCTCCCACATCATCTGCAAAGGTCAGATGCCTCCCGTGACCTCCCGCTCTTCTCGTCTCATGTACATCACAATGCCTTCCCTTCCCtagtcttcctctccctctccctcccactgATAACGGGAGAGCCAAGGTGACAGTAATGATAACGGAAGAGCCAAGGTAACAGCAACAAATAATATCGCCAATAATCATAACAAATCTGAAGACATTACTTTCCATTAGCCTCGGGGAGCGCCCCGAGGGACTGACGCAACTATTCCCGCCAAAAAAAAGAAACATGGCGCCCGTGCCAACCTATCAGGATGCAGGAAAGGGCTCTTGGCGGGAagctggccaatcagagagcagatgGAAGCATGGCATCGCCGCGATCCATTAGGATGCAGGGAAAAGGATGGTAATTTGAAGACTAGTGATGAGTAGGCACAAGTGATGCCTTGGGCAGTATGAATATACAATATACAGCCTACAGCCATCTGTCTGTCAAATAGAATAATGCTcccaaaaaaatacaaaatagaaATGCCAGTAAAAGCCTAATCAGGATTGTTTTTGTTATCCTGTACTTAGTACAGCAGAACTTGTTCATGTAGAATGAACTTGagaaggttaggtttgttaggtttggttaggatagatttggtttagttagctttggttaggtgaggtttggttacttTTTAGCAACAGTGATTACACAAACTTGGTTATAGACTGGCGATGTTCACTCCGTCAGCCCTTGCAGGGTCGATGCTCGATCCCCGACGGTCCAGTGGTTGGGCTCTATTCTTTCCCTCTatcgtatcccagttccttgtcctcatatcccagctcctagtcctcatatcccagctcctagtcctcatatcccagctccttgtcctcatatcccagctcctcgtcctcatctaCTATGTTTCGTTATACttttattgaaagtgatttaTTTTCAAGTGGTTTTGTAGGGGAAGAAGATGATGGTtgcatgcaaatacagtatgtattgttgcatgcaaatacagtacgtatTGTATTGTGGGGGGTTTTGAAACATGGGCCGAATGCCCTCAGACGAACGCAAAGTGTTCGCGTTCACGGTGTCGTCGCCGTTATCAGAGGTGGTGTCTTGCACTCAAAGATACACTCAAGCGTTTGCTTCACTCGCAGATTCAAGTCCCACTTGAGCTCCGTCC contains:
- the LOC138372170 gene encoding uncharacterized protein, whose translation is MVLCGEEKRIEGALAAEGIRLAVEGIRLGAEGIRLAAEGIRLAAEGIRLAAEGIRLAAEGIRLAAEGIRLGAEGIRLGAEGIRLAAEGIRLGAEGIRLAAEGIRLAAEGIRLAAEGIRLAAEGIRLAAEGIRLAAEGIRLAAEGIRLAAEGIRLAAEGIRLAAEGIGLAAEGMRLAAEGIRLAAEGIRLAAEGIRLGANGIGLAAEGIRLGAEGIRLGANGIGLEPQ